The proteins below are encoded in one region of Brassica napus cultivar Da-Ae chromosome A6, Da-Ae, whole genome shotgun sequence:
- the LOC106445564 gene encoding E3 ubiquitin-protein ligase At1g12760, producing MSTENNNTSSPPPPPSSDAIDPAPLLLSGDENEGSNGNGGGEQRRSSSVRRPGLREAARLLSRASSGGGRAMREPSMVVREAAAEQLEERQSDWAYSKPIVVLDIVWNLAFVSVAGAVLVMARNEHPMMPLRVWLLGYALQCVLHMVCVLVEYRRRNRVRNNRTPRSRSSSSSSSSSMEEDALGSHEEVLSLGQIENERSSVAKHLESANTMFSFIWWIIGFYWVSAGGQELAQESPRIYWLSVVFLGFDVFFVVFCVALACVIGIAVCCCLPCIIAVLYAVADQEGASKEDIEQLTKFKFRKVGGDVNKHAGDEAQGNAEGVMTECGTDSPVEHTILQEDAECCICLCAYEDGSELRELPCGHHFHCSCVDKWLYINATCPLCKYDILKSSNLDREEV from the exons atgtcaaCGGAGAATAACAACACCTCATCGCCGCCGCCGCCACCGTCATCAGACGCCATCGATCCAGCGCCTCTGCTTCTGAGCGGCGACGAGAACGAGGGAAGCAACGGCAACGGAGGAGGAGAGCAACGGAGATCCTCCTCCGTGAGGAGACCGGGGCTGAGGGAAGCCGCGAGGCTGCTGAGCCGCGCGAGCAGCGGCGGAGGGCGCGCGATGCGGGAGCCGTCTATGGTCGTGAGGGAGGCGGCGGCGGAGCAGCTGGAGGAGAGGCAGAGCGATTGGGCCTACTCGAAGCCCATCGTGGTGCTGGACATCGTGTGGAACTTGGCGTTTGTGTCGGTGGCGGGGGCTGTTCTGGTGATGGCGAGGAATGAGCATCCGATGATGCCGCTGAGGGTTTGGCTGTTGGGGTATGCGTTGCAGTGCGTGTTGCATATGGTTTGTGTGTTGGTTGAGTATAGGAGGAGGAATAGGGTGAGGAATAATAGGACTCCGAGGtcacgttcttcttcttcttcgtcttcttcctcgATGGAGGAAGATGCTTTGGGTTCGCATGAGGAGGTCTTGTCTCTCGGGCAGATTGAGAACGAACGCAGCAG TGTTGCAAAGCATCTGGAATCTGCAAACACAATGTTTTCATTCATTTGGTGGATCATTGGATTCTACTGGGTATCTGCTGGTGGCCAAGAGCTAGCACAAGAATCTCCGCGGATTTACTG GCTGTCTGTCGTCTTTCTTGGTTTCGATGTGTTCTTCGTTGTCTTCTGCGTTGCGTTGGCCTGCGTTATTGGCATTGCTGTTTGCTGTTGCCTCCCATGTATCATTGCAGTTTTATACGCTGTTGCGGATCAG GAAGGAGCTTCGAAAGAAGACATTGAGCAGCTCACCAAATTCAAGTTTCGAAAAGTTGGTGGCGATGTCAACAAACACGCTGGTGATGAAGCCCAAGGAAACGCCGAGGGAGTAATGACAGAGTGTGGTACAGATTCACCCGTTGAACATACTATTCTGCAAGAGGATGCA GAATGTTGCATCTGTCTCTGTGCATATGAAGACGGAAGCGAACTAAGGGAGCTCCCTTGTGGTCACCATTTCCACTGCTCATGCGTAGACAAGTGGCTTTACATTAACGCGACTTGCCCGCTCTGCAAATACGACATCCTCAAGAGTAGCAACTTGGATCGTGAGGAAGTCTAG
- the LOC106449327 gene encoding RHOMBOID-like protein 6, mitochondrial, whose product MPSSKNGGNNTQWTAWLTPVIVLACIAVFIVVMFINDCPKTVAGANGDCVPRFLRRFSFQPLRENPLLGPSSSTLEKMGALDRSKVVNGNEKWRLVTSMWLHAGVVHLIVNMFNVVLIGFRLEKQFGFIRMGLIYLIAGLGGSILSALFLQNSISVGASGALLGLLGAMLSELLTNWTIYANKLAALFTILFIVAIDLAIGLLPWVDNFAHIGGFLTGFLLGFVILVRPQYGWEESGNSPSQYGAPRARSKYNPCQYLLFFIAAVLVVGGLAVGIVMLLKGENGNKLCKWCHQLDCIETSRWTC is encoded by the exons ATGCCGAGTAGTAAGAACGGAGGGAACAACACCCAGTGGACGGCATGGCTAACTCCGGTCATCGTCTTGGCTTGTATCGCCGTCTTCATCGTTGTCATGTTCATCAACGACTGCCCCAAGACGGTTGCTGGCGCCAACGGAGATTGCGTGCCAAGGTTTCTCCGTAGGTTCTCGTTCCAGCCTCTCAGAGAGAACCCTCTCTTGGGCCCATCTTCTTCCAC ATTGGAGAAAATGGGAGCTTTGGATCGGAGCAAAGTCGTGAACGGTAATGAGAAATGGAGGCTAGTCACGTCTATGTGGCTCCACGCCGGTGTCGTTCACCTCATTGTTAATATGTTCAATGTGGTCCTCATCGGTTTCCGCCTTGAGAAGCAGTTTGGATTCA TAAGAATGGGGCTTATCTACTTGATAGCTGGATTGGGTGGAAGCATCCTCTCGGCACTCTTCCTTCAAAACAGTATCTCCGTTGGTGCCTCAGGAGCTCTCCTTGGACTCCTTGGAGCTATGTTATCCGAGCTTCTCACCAACTGGACCATCTACGCCAACAAG TTGGCTGCTTTGTTCACCATCTTGTTCATTGTCGCAATCGATTTGGCAATAGGACTGCTTCCTTGGGTCGACAACTTTGCTCACATTGGTGGGTTCTTAACCGGGTTTCTCCTCGGGTTTGTAATACTGGTCAGGCCTCAGTACGGGTGGGAAGAGTCCGGCAACTCTCCTTCTCAGTACGGTGCTCCTCGTGCCAGATCAAAGTATAACCCTTGCCAGTACTTGTTGTTCTTTATCGCTGCTGTTTTGGTCGTTGGGGGTTTAGCGGTTGGGATTGTGATGCTGCTCAAAGGAGAGAATGGGAACAAACTTTGCAAATGGTGCCATCAGTTAGACTGTATCGAGACGTCCAGGTGGACTTGTTGA